In the Malaya genurostris strain Urasoe2022 chromosome 1, Malgen_1.1, whole genome shotgun sequence genome, one interval contains:
- the LOC131425957 gene encoding uncharacterized protein LOC131425957, with product MEASDTPAPVVPSSPAFISRPGPVGGCGEGGFQTFLHGKYLSFPSYACADSFSGSSSMTSTHRTLGRNAVGIMEASDPLATVVPSQPALVSRPGPVCESGEEVFQPVAAGKYTSNLHNSTIDCLPASSSNLHRLPALRNVLKIHVCYQNAGGMNSCLENYRLACSDDCFDIIALTETWLTENTLSIQAFDSNYEVFRTDRSSRNSNKIIGGGVLVAIRRRLKAQLLQNASENNVEQVCVKISLNDSSSLFLCVVYLPPDRIRDLSLIDTHIQSIDEITSVHMRPSDEILIIGDFNFPGLKWIPASDGFLYVDPLHSSFHTGITNLLDRYSLNLLRQVNHVQNENGRILDLCFSSQSDCAPRIIAAPFPLVKSVRHHPPLHIVLESDGSSHDRYNSRIVSYNFKKADYNSIIVFLSNLTWSEILDNDDVNLATQPFSNVMTYAIDQYVPKRIIQPSKQAPWQTAELIRLKSSKRTALKKYSKNGGLVFRQNYMQINKVYKKTAKRCYSNYLRNVQRRLKSDPKSFWKHVNELRKESDLPSTMFYEQQTGSCTQEISDMFRKKFSSVFSRETLSPYQISQAALNVPISSQSLNLINIDIDTVLTAIVKLKPSHSPGPDGIPAVVLKRCSSAIVTPLCQLFQLSLTTGVFPVMWKSSYMFPVHKKGDKKNIDNYRGITALSAIPKLFELVVLKPIFDHCKQYIAETQHGFMPKRSTATNLLSFTTYIMDAMSNGFQTDAIYTDLSAASDKINHAITIAKLDSDFNSEITQDMNNTIDTPYNYDDADDKNPYNSSINGSGNSGDDKNSYNTSINDKKISENITIDTNNITNMNTPTSEVVKTVFNTINNNFMEIINLSDITSNLNYNHIIYGSSPKAFSNFK from the exons ATGGAAGCCTCCGACACCCCCGCCCCAGTCGTGCCGTCGTCGCCAGCGTTCAtcagccgtcccggtcctgtgggcGGATGCGGTGAAGGGGGTTTCCAAACTTTTCTTCATGGCAAGTATTTATCATTTCCCAGTTATGCATGCGCTGATTCGTTCTCCGGTTCCAGTTCGATGACTTCTACTCACCGGACACTGGGACGCAATGCAGTTGGTATTATGGAAGCCTCTGATCCCCTCGCCACAGTCGTGCCATCGCAGCCAGCGCTCGTCAGCCGTCCCGGTCCAGTGTGCGAGAGCGGTGAAGAGGTCTTCCAACCCGTCGCCGCCGGCAAGTATACTagcaacttgcacaattcaacaATTGACTGCCTCCCTGCTTCCAGCTCAAACTTACATAGACTACCTGCTCTTCGaaacgttttaaaaattcacgttTGTTATCAGAACGCTGGCGGTATGAATTCATGCTTGGAGAACTACCGACTAGCCTGTTCGGACGACTGTTTTGATATCATCGCATTAACAGAAACTTGGCTGACCGAAAATACGCTGTCCATACAAGCATTCGATAGCAACTACGAAGTATTTCGAACCGATCGCAGCTCCCGCAATAGTAACAAAATCATCGGTGGTGGAGTTCTTGTTGCTATTCGTCGTCGTTTGAAAGCACAACTTTTGCAGAACGCTTCTGAAAACAACGTTGAGCAGGTATGTGTGAAGATCAGTTTGAATGATAGCTCATCATTATTTCTCTGTGTGGTTTATCTTCCACCGGACCGGATACGTGACCTGTCACTGATCGATACGCATATACAATCGATAGACGAAATTACTTCCGTTCATATGCGACCTAGTGATGAAATCCTTATTATCGGTGATTTCAATTTTCCCGGCCTGAAATGGATCCCCGCTTCGGACGGTTTCCTGTATGTAGATCCGTTACATTCATCCTTCCACACTGGTATCACGAACTTGCTTGACCGATACAGTCTCAACCTGTTACGTCAAGTGAATCACGTTCAAAATGAGAATGGCAGAATACTCGACCTCTGCTTCTCGAGCCAATCCGATTGTGCACCCAGAATTATCGCAGCACCCTTTCCTCTGGTGAAATCCGTTAGACACCACCCTCCGCTCCACATTGTACTCGAATCAGATGGATCGTCGCACGACCGATATAATTCTCGCATCGTCAGCTACAATTTCAAAAAAGCCGACTACAATAGTATCATTGTTTTTCTTTCTAACTTGACCTGgagtgaaattcttgacaaCGACGATGTTAATCTTGCGACTCAACCCTTTTCTAACGTTATGACGTATGCAATCGATCAATACGTTCCTAAGCGAATTATCCAGCCCTCCAAACAGGCTCCGTGGCAAACCGCAGAGCTAATACgtttgaaaagttcaaaaagGACCGCATTGAAGAAATACTCGAAGAATGGCGGCTTAGTGTTTCGACAAAATTACATGCAAATAAATAAAGTATACAAAAAGACAGCCAAGCGTTGCTACTCTAACTATTTGCGCAATGTGCAAAGGAGGCTAAAGTCCGATCCAAAATCATTTTGGAAACATGTAAATGAGCTAAGAAAGGAATCGGACCTACCCTCGACAATGTTTTACGAACAACAAACTGGTTCCTGCACGCAAGAGATAAGCGATATGTTTAGGAAAAAATTTTCCAGCGTTTTTTCTAGAGAGACCTTAAGCCCGTACCAAATCTCTCAGGCGGCTCTTAATGTTCCCATATCGAGCCAGTCTTTGAATTTAATCAATATCGACATCGACACTGTACTAACGGCAATCGTAAAACTTAAACCTTCACACTCGCCTGGACCCGACGGTATTCCGGCAGTTGTCTTGAAAAGATGTTCAAGTGCAATAGTAACTCCCTTATGCCAACTGTTTCAACTATCACTCACGACCGGAGTCTTTCCCGTTATGTGGAAATCTTCctacatgtttccagttcacaaaaaaggagacaaaaagAACATTGACAATTATCGTGGAATTACTGCCCTAAGCGCCATACCTAAATTGTTCGAATTAGTAGTCCTTAAAccaattttcgaccactgtAAACAATACATCGCggaaactcaacacggattcatgccgaaacgctccacTGCTACTAATCTCTTATCTTTTACGACGTACATAATGGATGCTATGTCTAATGGCTTCCAAACGGATGCTATTTACACGGATCTCTCCGCAGCTTCTGATAAAATCAATCACGCTATCACGATCGCCAAACTGGATAG TGACTTTAACAGCGAAATAACACAAGACATGAACAACACGATTGACACTCCTTATAACTACGACGACGCTGAcgataaaaacccttacaatagttCAATTAATGGAAGCGGAAACAGTGGCGACGATAAAAACTCCTACAATACTTCAATCAATGAtaagaaaatatctgaaaatatcaccATTGATACCAACAATATCACCAATATGAACACGCCTACAAGTGAAGTCGTTAAAACAGTATTCAATACCATCAACAACAATTTTATGGAAATAATCAATCTCAGCGACATAACATCCAACTTAAACTATAATCATATAATATATGGAAGCTCCCCGAAAGCTTTTTCCAACTTCAAATAA